In the genome of Fusarium poae strain DAOMC 252244 chromosome 1, whole genome shotgun sequence, the window GTGCGTGACTTTGAACACCCTGCCAGTGCTCTTATTCAATCCCAGGTGGTTGGGAATATGATACCTGGCTATGATTCACATGACCTCAACAAATCCATGAAGCTGCGCGTTGTTGTTTATGTCAACCGGCCGTTTATGTTTACCTTTTTGTTCAACCTACGAACCGACTCCCTCGCCATGGACTCTTTATATCGCTCCCTGCATCATCAACTGGCTCCTCTCCGCAAACCTCTTCTCCTCTCAACGAGATATCGTCCCGAGCGACCTGGTCTCGACAATGGCTCTAGCAGCAGTAACTTGACCAACAGTATCTATGATCTGGTCTGGGACCCTGTTTCATTGACCGTTCACACATCCATACCCAACATTCCCGATACATATGATGATTCGGATTCTTGGACTCGTGCCGATGCTCTCAACACTCATCTCCACCTTGTAAATCTCTATGTCAATACTCGGTCCCGTGCAACTGCCCTCGAGCGCACTGAAAAGTCCAGTCGTGGTTGGTGGATCGTCTGGACACGCCTGCTCGATCGCTTGGAGGACGGTTCGACAAGTAATAATCTCTCAACCATCCAAGAAGGCGGTGCTGGTGCAGATTCGGAACACGACGCCGCTCTCGAAGAAGATGAGAGAAAGTATTCTGGTCCTGACTCACGCCACCCGGATGTTGCCAAGGAGATATTCCTCATCCGCCGTGCAAGTGACCACGTCGGCTTCCGTACTGATGCTACCGAGGGCGCAGGCAAGCTCGCTCAAGGCATCGGTGTTGATACACGCCGCTATGTAGAGGAGTTGCTGAACCTACTATAATGGCTCGAGAGCAAACACTACATACCGCTAATTTCATGACTAAAAGACCAGGAGTTACCAACGGGATCTGTGCTTCTGCTTGTGCTTTGATCGTCACTCTGAAAGAGGAGATGGAGAAATACGTGAACACTGCTGTAACATAGAGGCATCCAGCATGGGTTTCGCAGGGAGTTGACGAGTCTGCCAAGGCCGCCTATTAGTTGTATCCGTATTCATAGTTCGTATTCAAAACGCCGCTGTCGGGCAAAGAATTATCGACTAACCGTATGTACCCTTTTCAATCACTCGATCCTTTTCAGGGACAAATCACGATTATTCGTTCGTCTTACGCTATATGTCTTTCGCTTATTGATTGTGCTGTCCCTTGAATTAGCGCCTGTAACAAATAGTCCTAGCTGAAAGGGAGTGCCTTTGTCCAACTTCAAAGCATAGCCTCTTTTTTACCCCTGGAAACTTGTCTGCGTCGCTAAGCTCTGGAACTCTAACTAATCGTCATCCCATGTACTCTGTACAGTAACTAATTGATGTCTCGCTCTCCATAAAGGGTCCTTGCTTTATTGCTAAACAtatgcgattacttgtttattgctcacacagagtaaccgaaaccttacatAACCCATAAAACCTTCCTTCAACCTAGAACCTATAAAATCACCTAACTAACCCTTTTAAAGCAGCTTAACCCTTTACAGTAGCATTATAACTACCGCCATAGCCTCCTAAAACAGCTCTTTAAGCCATACTGTATATAACCTATCTCTTAAGGCCTCTAGAAAttccttctttttatttaatagaaaGTTATTGCCTCTATAAAAGGCATTTTTAAGGGTTTTAAgagcttttttttctccttttagctaattaattaattcccTATTTAtcttagcctttttaatttacttaactAGCCtagttaaataataactaaaaaaggctattttaattagctaggcAGTATTAGACTTATTAGtatttactatagcttttacttttatataaatactattatagtTTTcttctttagctatattaatagctatatagatagtaCTATTTAAGAAAATagacttatacttatagtaattataataagtccTCTATATACTCTTATATttagataattatttatttattattctattattatagctaaggttaattagtaataaggattaaggtaataagctaggtaaattaattaataatacttagtcttttatattcAAGGGGTCTAAAAGTAGTCTTTTtaggtttttatattaaaggaaggataaataggttatatagcagtacttttatatttatataagattaaggttactctaagagccctatttttcataaCGAAGCtacatctatcgatttcacattagacttcgagggatacccatatcaattaTTGCTGAACATGTCATTTTATTGTCCGAGGGATATTCATTAGGAGCATCAAGGTCTCCATTTTCGTTGGTTGGTCGTTAATTGGTTCAAGTTTCACCTTCTGAATAAGGCTCATTTAAAGTCGACGCCGTAATGGAGACAAGCTTACATGGGTATAGCGAGGATGTGATTCAGCAGCCAACAACCAGGATTCTAAATTAAACATTCGCTTCCTTCATCTGTCTCTAAGATTAGACAATAAGCTCGGACAATGCGACATCACGACATGTGGGGGAGCAATTTAAAACAACAAGTAGTGTATCCAAAATGTGAAAGTCCCTGTTCAAGGGTTTCATAGTTGTTTGTCTATCCGAACGGCATATCAAAATTTATGTACAATGTAGAAGTCAACGAATGTCAACCGTAGCTGATTCCGCCTCAAGAAACCGAAAAAAACACCCCCATCCAGAATCTCCGGGTCCAGGATCCCTAAGATACCAAAGTCCCTTTTTTGTTGTAGTACACCCCAGCGCCTTCTAGGGGGTGATAAGAGATTCCCGCTTCATGAAAAGAACAAGTCGTAAGAAAAGGGTATCTATCCTTCGTAGTGTTTTCATGATCCAAGAAATCATGGCATGCTTGTCATAGCGCTTAGTTGTTGAACCACCACTCGACCTCAGTGCGGCCAGAGTCGAGGCTGCCCCAGATCTCGTTGTAGACCTTGCGGCTGACATCGATATCGTTCATGGCACAGCCCATGCACTTGTCCTTGACGGTAGCCTGGGCGGTCTTGCCGTTGGCCTTGATGGTAATGGTCTTGCCACACATGGGGTTGTCGTTGGAGGAGGGACCCATCCGAAGGTGAGAGAGAGCGACAATGTTGATCGAGTCGTCCTTGCCAGAGTCGTCCTCACCGCAAGCACCTTGACCAATGTCGTAGTAGGTGAACTCTCCGGACTTGGAAGAAGAGCCGCCGTTGGAAGCGGGCTTAGCAACCTTCTCCTGCTGAACGGGGGCAGCAACGGGCTCCTCCTCGACCTCGGGCTCAGCCTCAACGGAAGGTTCAGGGGCAGCCTGAGTGATGACCTTCTTGGGGGCCTTGATAACGGGAGCCTTGATAATGGGAGCAGGAGCCTGGGTAGTCTCGACAGGAGCAGGGGCCTCGGTGGTAGGCTCGGGGGCAACCTCAGCCTCGGTAGTgggagggggaggaggaggaggaggagtgTAGACGCTGGTGACCAATGTAGTGGTAGGAGCGGGAGCaggcttcttctcctccttcttggggGCAGCAGAGGTAGGCTCAGGCTCGGGAGTCTCCTCTACAACGGGAGCAGAGGTGGCGACCTCAGGACGAACCCagacggtggtggtggcatcGACCATCTTGGTAACGTACTCGATCTCAGTAACCCACTCAACCTCGGTGACGACATCACGCTTGTCGTTCTGGTGGTGACGGCGGTGGTGGTTTCCGTGAGGGCTGCCGTGAGGCTGGGCAACGGCCGCAGCGGCGAGGAAGGCAGAAGCAAGAGTGAAAGACTtcattttgtttgtttgtttgtttttgtttcgAGTTCTGTATATCAACCAAGGAGTGGTTGTAACTGTGGTACGTCTGTTGTGTAGACGAATGGGTATCTCAACGCGATTGGTTAAGGAAGGCTAGACGATTCTTTCCACAGGAATGAATCTGTTCAAAAAGAGTAGCTGGATAAATGGACGTTGAACGTCTTGTGAGGGAGTGTGTGTGCGTTGAGAGAGAGTCCGGCTCAGTGCTCAGGAAGGAAGGAATGATGTTTGAACTCGAAGAGATCTTGTGTGAAGGAAACGAAACAAGGGGAGGAATTGGACCTTCTTTTAATACCTGCTACGCCTCGCCGTAAAAGGCAGGGCCGGATTCTCATGCTAGTTCTTAGAAGACTTGGCTTTAGACTAGCAGCCTGTACCTTGCACTTAGCCAGGTACCCAGACTAAAGGTGTGCCAGCCTTTACCAACGATGCATGCATCCGCAAGCAACCAACCACGAGTGAGTCCAGGGTACCTCAAATGTCAGCAACACCAGTGCAGACGGCGTCGTACCGGATTCATCCCCGGTAAGGTACCATACATAACAGCAGCTGAGAAAGATCCGCTTTTGGGGGGGGGCCTGGCCACGCGTGGttttttttcctcttcctcttccaaaGTGCCAAAGAGAAACCCACCGCCCACACACTCCCCGATGATTGCCCACCTAGCCACCCGCCTAATTCCAAACCAGCAGGCTAGTCGACCATCCTCACAGTGCCCCTTGTCTTTCAATTTTCTCGTGCCTGGTCTTGTTCCGAAGTGGTGGGCGGATACAAAACGGGCCACCAGCACGGACGTGGCAACCTGCCAGCACTCAGACTCTTCCATTAGGATCTGCCGGAGCCAGCCATAAAACAATTCCCTGTACCATGCAAGCAGCCTGCCCTAACAGCTACGTAAGAAAAAGCCATACGCTACAGAGGAAGCTTTTAAAAGTTTTATCTTGCCCCCCTGCAGAAGCCAGGGTACCCTAGGAGATcagtaaataaagtaaaattacaGTTAAGGATTTTATTCTCTATAAACCTTCTATAGACCCTCTATAGACCTTTCTATAAGCTAAAGGCtgattttttaatatttttaattctcTTAAagctcttataatataaccttaaatatagatattataatatatatttttattatctcttttaaagccctttataataataaatcttttattaaaataataaaaatattaaagtatttaatttaataagttaattaaatatatacttatataattttataaagatttaatttttataattaattattaattttaaaaaataaatatcttaaagatactttatataataagtatttaaaaaaggctatataaaaagctaaagatttaataattaataaaatataatataataaatttaaaaaggaaaaaacctatattaatattattaataaacttaatatagtaaaaataaagatattaattataactatatattaaatacttattattaagggattttaaaaaataaaattaataaaaaagcctaagctaataaagaaaataaagaaaaattaattaacttaatattttatttattaagattaaaccttaaaagattaaaaaaaggttatttaattaaataaaattattataatacttttatataagcaaggaaattactatatatagaaaagacttaataagtaatttttttatagctatatttataaaaagtaaaaaggtattataaaatttatattttaaggcttttttttatataataaaaagggtttttattattattaatctttaaagattaaaaaaaaagtaaaaaatttaaaagaaattattaaaatatttaataaaaagcttaagctaaagataaagatagcttaagaaataaaaataaatataaaaagagtaaacttatataataagctaagtaaaaagcttaaatagaaataaaataaaaaaaataagaaatttattaaaaataataaaaaaagtaatattaattaataataatattaatagaaagtttttatattaaaattattactttttatatagaaatatataaaaaaaaagctaaatattattatttaagaaaataaagtattaatatatacttattatatataataaaaagtatttaattttattaatatttaatagcttctttaatataaaaatagccttaatttaaatactattaagctagcttaactatatttaaaaagaataataataaagaaaaatactttaaatagctaaattaaagctatttataaataaaaggctatttaattaataatattataaaaaaaaattaaaatttaaattaaaagaatactttaatatatttaaaaaattattaaattaaaaagagaaaataagtattttaaaagtaaaaataattaaatataaaaataactttttaaaaatatatttacttttactttactttaacCCTTACTAGTGCCTACTAGTATAATACTAGTGTAATtcttatatagataaaaCTTTTAAAAGCTTCCTCTGTACATAGTCAAAACAGAGGGAGGCCTGCGGAGAGGGCAAGGGGTAGGAGCAATTGAGCTTTGTCGCTCACCAGGGATGCTGTGGCACCTCCAAGGGGCATTTTATCGTATAGTGACGAAGACTTCATTACCAGCCTGCCGACATACCAGCCTCTGCGGTCAAAGCCTATTTTCTACTCGACGGCTGCATCTGTGAGCATGTTGGGTGGATGACGACTCAGAAACGAGCATGTAAAACTGAGCCGCGCGTCAACTATGTACAGTGCAGCAAACATGGTGCTGGTATGTCGGCTTCTAGAGTCATGTTGTTGAAGCATCAAGTGCTAACTTGTTTTTATAACCCTCACAACCTCTGCGTACCCGATGAACTGTCGCGATTGGTCAACCTGCAAGGGGCCGCAATGTTCGCCAGGTTCCGAGTGAGATCTTGTCAGGCTAAAATGAGAGGCAACCAATGGCAGTCTTGATGTACCTGGAGCAAAGCGGGAGTCCTGCGGAGCGTGAAAACAAGGAGTAAGAATCTGACAGTGACACTTGCTTCCTTAGAGGGGGGAAAAATCGATGTCTGAGTTGTCCTCTCGGTTGGCGCCCTGTGTCTGGCCGAAACGCAGAGGCTTAAGAGGCTTGAGAACACTCAACGAGCAGACGAGTCAACGTGCATCATGGAGGTGTGGAGGCAGCTATACGCCAAGTTGAAACAAGACCCGTTTCTTCCCAGGTTCAGGGCAACGGTAAGCTTGAGTGCCACTTCATCCACTAATAAACCACTCAACGGTTCATGGCTTGCAGCAGCGGAAGCAGTAAGAGTGgtagaaaaaagaaacaccAAAGAACCATGGTGTGAGGGAAAAACTCTTCTTTTCTGCCTTCTCTCGTTGGTCCTTCGGCATAATATTTGGCGCCAATGCATGCGTGACGTGAACACTTCGCGACTCAGGCGTcaacttctttcttctctttgctTCGCTGTCTGTTAACATACTTTCATTCTAATGCGATGTGATTCAAAGTATTGCGGTGTGCTTGAAATGCCCGGCGTTCATAAATTTCTAGCCCGCCTCTACAAGCGCTCTGTTCGCTCCCACTGTCATGTCGGGGCCTTGTTTGCATCTGCTTCTCGAGAAAGCAAAATCGTCGGTCAGGCCGACCACAGTGTGTTTTGTCTAACAAAGACGATACGTTAGGTAGAGACGCAGGTCCCGCAAAGGCAAAGAACAAGCAGGCCCTGAGTGGGCACTCTGCATCTCTCCCAGTCTTCCCAACTCTCATTCTCAACATCAATGGAATATAATAGTCAACACTTATGGGAACCGATGTAGCTTTCCCACATATCAGTCCCCAGCTCAAATATAGGCACCATTTGCCCCAGAAAGACATTGAGACGTCGAGGAACCCCAGCACCACTGTCTCGTCGTTTTTTAGTACCCTCCCAGTAGCATTGTATCTTTATGTCCAGGGAACCAACCAATCGGGTTTGCATATTAGGACTCAACATGTGCGGACAGTTTCTAAGTGCATGCCAACAAAGCATCATGCTGTCAGAACAAAGCACTCTTTGACACACCATTATCATTCGACAGATCGAGGTTCACTTTGGCTTTTGTTGGCTTTGGGTTGACTTGAGCGGCTTGTGAatgagaaaaggaaaagaccCTGGCGCTGAAAGACAGGTCGGTCCTCGTCAAAGATTTCTTCCACCTTGAAGGCTTTCTTAGCCATCTTGACAAAGTTCATATCAGCCCGTCTCCTCTTCTTGAAACAGAAATACACGACAGCGTTAGGGTTGAGCTCCAATAAAGCCTTGAGTGTAGACATCAGGAGCGGAAATGCTGGTTCGAAGTAAACGCATTCGCCAGCCAGGATCACATCTGGTTTTTGCTCCAGTACAGCTGCTGGCAAATCCTCTCCCCTGCACAGTCAGGTCCATTGTCAGCAAATCGATCCTCCATTCCCTGTTTCCATCGAATAGGAAGTCATGCATAGCAGTATATTGGGTAATACGCACCAGTTAAGCACCATGGCTTTTGCCTTGTCTTGTAAGTTGTTTAGCTCGATGTTATGCTGCATCAGCTCGTACATCTCCAGCTGGTCTGTAACCAACAGCGGATTTCGAAGTGAGCATTCTAGGGCAATGGCAAGGCCTATGAGACCGCCTCCAGCTCCAAGTTCCAATCTGTGGCCGACAAGTCAGCAAGTTTGCTCTGTCCTCAATGATACTCATGCGCAAACAGATACATTGGTATCTGTTACAAGTCACGTGCATGTGGCACTGTCGGGGAAGGAAAGTTAAAACTCACATTTGAGCATCAGCAAGTCGGTCTTTGTGGTAGCGCAGCATATGCTTGCCGAGAAGCATTCCTGCTGGCCACGTTTGGCCACCACAACCAGATCGGACATCTTCGTGCACCTTGAGAGGTTTGGAAAGAACACCTTCAAAATCGACATCCGCAACGCCACTAGCCTTGTAAGATGGCAATGGGGCGATGTCCTCGCTCATGGCGACGGGATCCAGCGAGGGAGATAAGGGTGGACTACTCATGATGAAGGTCTTTTGTTGGCTCCTGTTTGTGTTCCTTTGTGATGGACAGGAAGAAAATCAACGATATACAGTATTTGGTGCTATCACGACTAGCACTTCCACAAGCTAAGTAAGGGAGGGGTGGTTCGTGAGGGATGTAGTGGAGTGTGAGAAGCGCTGCCCTGAAAACGAGTTGAGAGGTGAAGTGAAGTCGGGTGGAAGTGAAAATGGAAGGAATAACGGGTGACGTTCTATGGATGGCTTCGCTCCTGCCCTCTGCCCTTATTGAAAGTACTTGCCTCACCTTTCTGCCGGCTTGCGCCTGCCTGCTAACCTAGATTTTTAAGACAGAACTTTTATTGACTTTCTATCATCCTCTTTTTATTCACCATCTTCCTTTTCCACCTATTGTATCACTCTCTGCTTGACCACTCCTCTTTTACTCCTCTTCAACTTGGGCCGATTACTTGTGTGTTTGTGTTTTTCACTTGCATGCTTGTGCGATCCAGACTCAAATGGACCCGaccctttttttatttttttttctaccGCCGCCGATCAAAGTGTGCCTTATCCTCCGTTTCGAAGAGTCATTGAGACATTTGAGCGATTGGCTCGTCAAACCATGTGGGACTTATAATGACAACTAACTCGGACAGAATACTCAATACTGAGCAGTCGTGCACCATATCTCGATAAGGGCCTCCACACAGTAGTTGCCTATCCTGCCCTTGCGCGAATAGGATCGACACTACTATTGGTTCACTTACACCCTTCACTCAAGTGAGTGCGCTGGGCAGAAGAATATTGAGTTAGTAGTTCTCAACTATCTCAAGCCCACGTAGGCAAAGCATTGGGTCTCAACGCCCTTGCTAAATCCCATAATTCAAGGGGCCATCAATGACTTTATAGACAATATATATGTTTACATCAACACTACCATTGCCGACTATCGATTCTCCCTCCCAACTATTATATCTTGGGGCATTTCGATATCATCCCTCGGGATGGTTATTGAATGAACTATGATAGGTTGGGTGGTCTCAAATGTCTCACCTACGCCTCTGTATCTGCAGGCCTTGCAAGGGAATGCGTCTACGGCTTTACCAGCCCATGACAGGAACACTGCTACTATTCTGATGACGCTCGCCACATGtccatgtcttgtctgcTTGTCTTCACGGATAGCTTCAAGCTGAGACATCTTGCCTCTTCTTGCAATGGACAAACGGGCCTAGGAATAGTTCCCTAGTTTGACTAGAACCACCAATTTTCTCCCGTGGCCCAGAATGGCCCGGTGGAAAAGCTATACAGGAATGAGGGGTGCAGTATTCCTTGAATTCAAGTCTTGATTCTGCCAGCCATCAAAATGTCACTACCAATATGCCTTCGCGCGACTGATCAATGTCCCGACCTTCCTgattcttgctcttcttcttctctcatcCTTCCGCCCATATCCAGCTCGTCTCTTTTCTCCTGCATGGCGTTCCATATTGACTGTATTCATGATCCGGCACTGAAAGGTGCATTGTCATGTCACGATGATATTCACAATTGCTATGCTCCTTCTTAGCATTGTTCATTTCACAAACTCTCAACCAACGATTAACTACCCAATCAATTCACAGTTACCTCCAGTAGCTCGAGTGGACGAGCCTTTCTCATACACTTTTTCTCAGTATACATTTCACTCAGACTCCAATATCTCATACTCACTTGGCAATGCGCCAGAATGGCTCTCTATCGACAGTGAGCGTCGCCGGCTTTACGGTATACCAACCAACGACAGCATCCCGAGCGGCGATGTGGTGGGCCAAACGATTGAAGTAATTGCCAGAGACAGTTCCGGTTCGACAACTCTCAGTTCAACTCTAGTCATCTCTAGAAACAAAAGCCCGTCTGTCAGAATACCACTATTAGAACAGATCGACGACTTTGGTGATTACTCACCCCCTTCATCACTGACGTCGTATCCTTCCACCGACATCAGCTTCACTTTCGACTCCGACACGTTTGACCATCAGCCCAATGTGATCAACTACTATGCAACGTCGGGTGACGGCAGTCCCCTGCCGGCCTGGATGAGGTTTGATGCCAATTCCTTGACATTCAGTGGGCAAACTCCTTCTCTCGAGTCACTTATACAACCTCCCCAAACTTTTGACTTTGAACTTGTTGCATCAGACATTGTGGGATTCTCAGCAGTATCAATAGCATTCTCCGTCGTTGTGGGTAGGCACAGACTCAACTCAGACGACCCGATCATCGCTATGAACACCACGCGAGGACGGAAGCTTGTATATCGTGGACTGGCAGACAAGATAAAACTCGACAACAAACCAGTCGACACAGAGAATATTGACATTTCGACAGACGGTTTGCCCAAGTGGCTATCTCTGGATAAAAAGACGTGGGACATTGAGGGTACTCCGGGCAAGAGCGACCATTCAACCAATTTCACCATCGTATTACGTGACCAATACCAGGACACGCTCAACATATACGCCACTGTCAATGTTTCCACCGCCCTGTTTCGCTCAACTTTCGATAGTATCGAGATTGAGGGTGGGCAAGATGTCAATATCGACCTGGAGCCTTATTTTTGGGACCCAGAGGATATCGATCTTGGCATT includes:
- a CDS encoding hypothetical protein (SECRETED:SignalP(1-17)); translation: MKSFTLASAFLAAAAVAQPHGSPHGNHHRRHHQNDKRDVVTEVEWVTEIEYVTKMVDATTTVWVRPEVATSAPVVEETPEPEPTSAAPKKEEKKPAPAPTTTLVTSVYTPPPPPPPPTTEAEVAPEPTTEAPAPVETTQAPAPIIKAPVIKAPKKVITQAAPEPSVEAEPEVEEEPVAAPVQQEKVAKPASNGGSSSKSGEFTYYDIGQGACGEDDSGKDDSINIVALSHLRMGPSSNDNPMCGKTITIKANGKTAQATVKDKCMGCAMNDIDVSRKVYNEIWGSLDSGRTEVEWWFNN
- a CDS encoding hypothetical protein (BUSCO:46446at5125); the protein is MSSPPLSPSLDPVAMSEDIAPLPSYKASGVADVDFEGVLSKPLKVHEDVRSGCGGQTWPAGMLLGKHMLRYHKDRLADAQILELGAGGGLIGLAIALECSLRNPLLVTDQLEMYELMQHNIELNNLQDKAKAMVLNWGEDLPAAVLEQKPDVILAGECVYFEPAFPLLMSTLKALLELNPNAVVYFCFKKRRRADMNFVKMAKKAFKVEEIFDEDRPVFQRQGLFLFSFTSRSSQPKANKSQSEPRSVE